In a single window of the Silurus meridionalis isolate SWU-2019-XX chromosome 8, ASM1480568v1, whole genome shotgun sequence genome:
- the ngb gene encoding neuroglobin, whose product MEKLSGKDKELIRDSWESLGKNKVPHGIVMFTRLFELDPTLLSLFNYKTKCGVVPECLSNPEFLEHVTKVMLVIEAAVNHLDDLDSLEDFLLNLGKKHQTVGVKTQSFAVVGEALLYMLQCSLGTGYTAALRQAWLNMYTIVVAAMTRGWAKNGEHKSN is encoded by the exons ATGGAGAAACTCTCAGGCAAAGACAAGGAGCTGATCCGGGACAGCTGGGAGAGCCTTGGCAAGAACAAGGTCCCGCACGGCATCGTCATGTTTACCAG GTTGTTTGAACTGGACCCAACTCTTCTGAGCCTCTTTAACTATAAAACCAAGTGTGGAGTAGTGCCTGAGTGTCTGTCTAACCCTGAGTTCCTGGAGCATGTCACCAAG GTGATGTTGGTGATTGAAGCAGCTGTCAATCATCTTGATGACCTGGATTCTTTGGAGGACTTTTTATTGAACCTGGGCAAGAAGCACCAAACTGTTGGTGTGAAAACCCAGTCCTTTGCT GTGGTTGGAGAGGCCCTGCTTTACATGCTGCAGTGCAGTCTTGGAACAGGCTACACAGCTGCACTGCGCCAGGCTTGGCTCAACATGTACACTATTGTGGTGGCTGCCATGACCAGAGGCTGGGCGAAGAACGGAGAACACAAATCCAACTAA
- the fam161b gene encoding protein FAM161B, with translation MVDKEVRMSASEGLQSFLEDREKSNILLELHLEALKASHQQQLQQIKLQHKAGLESRTVQNSLLSTNSNAPKTTNNLQQNLHKDGANIKSRESIYLPQKSSSTPDLSSKMSQHRPLDSFGIWRTTVTRSQDHKEQLDWAECQKKFEYHLCGAHLQALKASHQQQLQQIKLQHKAGLESRTVQNSLLSTNSNAPKTTNNLQQNLHKDGANIKSRESIYLPQKSSSTPDLSSKMSQHRPLDSFGIWRTTVTRSQDHKEQLDWAECQKKFRVSPVPEHISKLLYDDMVQTQDRVRNEGRQQRKEFLLSIQKPFRFHQRQEKREKLKPETSADKVSENIKDDGRKRCKPKAVTDPAISEQMKEKEQQRKIRIQVRAQETLRASSAPIQSLSIRADHQACSSQRSKTKNLGFLQQSPSFRPKTNTKVPDFEKLHQAFQKEVMERTERREVTLCQPFQLRTSALQPRHSISSTDQSQKYTDMNVLKRSKSLSGLTSLSRDTLPTYITDAARKRSMAIRKSVELRESKEQESADWMKKHRMNSQTISRGLVARAKAMDPHKSLKEVYQEKLKQHRQADQERIKDYKKELREMKARVSARPYLFEQVSQRNAKSDAERRYRNTLEHEGLDENFVRSTGENDESQTSENTDTDGNCNVGDQSFDTDTQHSRDNIFRSEDGIEDKRKEPADIG, from the exons ATGGTTGATAAAGAAGTCAGGATGAGTGCATCAGAGGGCCTGCAGTCCTTCCTAGAGGACAGGGAGAAGTCTAATATTCTTTTGGAGTTGCACTTAGAGGCCCTAAAAGCTTCACACCAACAGCAACTTCAGCAGATCAAGCTGCAGCACAAGGCTGGTCTAGAGAGCCGTACAGTGCAGAACTCACTGCTCTCCACAAACTCTAATGCTCCAAAGACGACAAATAACCTGCAGCAAAATCTGCATAAAGATGGAGCCAACATCAAAAGCAGAGAAAGCATTTATCT acCACAGAAATCCTCCTCCACACCTGACCTGAGCTCAAAGATGAGCCAGCACAGGCCACTTGACTCTTTTGGGATCTGGAGAACTACCGTGACTCGTTCACAAGATCACAAAGAACAACTGGACTGGGCTGAGTGTCAGAAAAAGTTTGAGTATCACCTGTGCGGAGCACATCTCCAA GCCCTAAAAGCTTCACACCAACAGCAACTTCAGCAGATCAAGCTGCAGCACAAGGCTGGTCTAGAGAGCCGTACAGTGCAGAACTCACTGCTCTCCACAAACTCTAATGCTCCAAAGACGACAAATAACCTGCAGCAAAATCTGCATAAAGATGGAGCCAACATCAAAAGCAGAGAAAGCATTTATCT acCACAGAAATCCTCCTCCACACCTGACCTGAGCTCAAAGATGAGCCAGCACAGGCCACTTGACTCTTTTGGGATCTGGAGAACTACCGTGACTCGTTCACAAGATCACAAAGAACAACTGGACTGGGCTGAGTGTCAGAAAAAGTTTCGAGTATCACCTGTGCCGGAGCACATCTCCAAGCTCCTTTATGATGATATGGTACAGACACAGGATCGTGTGAGAAATGAGGGACGGCAGCAGAGGAAAGAGTTCCTTTTGTCCATTCAGAAACCCTTTAGGTTTCACCAAAGACAGGAGAAGAGGGAAAAGCTGAAGCCAGAGACCAGTGCTGATAAAGTGAGTGAAAACATAAAGGATGATGGAAGGAAGAGATGCAAACCTAAGGCTGTAACAGACCCAGCAATCTCCGAACAGATGAAAG AAAAGGAGCAACAGAGGAAAATCCGTATCCAGGTCAGGGCTCAGGAGACTCTTAGGGCATCCTCTGCCCCCATCCAAAGCCTGAGTATCAGAGCTGATCATCAGGCTTGTAGCTCGCAGAGATCCAAGACTAAAAATCTGGGATTCTTACAGCAGAGTCCATCCTTCCGACCAAAGACAAACACTAAGGTCCCAGATTTTGAAAAGTTGCACCAGGCCTTTCAAAAAGAGGTGATGGAGAGAACAGAAAGAAGAGAGGTCACCCTCTGCCAGCCGTTCCAACTACGAACATCAGCTCTTCAACCACGTCACAGTATAAGCAGCACAGACCAATCACAA aAATACACTGACATGAATGTTTTAAAGAGGAGCAAATCCTTAAGTGGCCTGACATCATTATCTAGAGATACTCTTCCCACTTATATAACCGATGCCGCCAGGAAAAGGTCTATGGCTATAAG AAAGTCTGTGGAGCTGAGAGAGAGTAAGGAGCAAGAAAGTGCAGATTGGATGAAAAAACACAGAATGAACTCTCAAACCATTAGCAGAGGACTTGTAGCACGAGCCAAAGCTATGGACCCCCACAAAAGCCTGAAAGAGGTCTACCAGGAAAAACTCAAGCAGCACAG ACAGGCTGATCAAGAAAGGataaaagattataaaaaagAACTGAGGGAGATGAAAGCTCGGGTCTCAGCACGTCCTTACCTCTTTGAACAGGTGTCACAG AGAAATGCTAAGAGCGATGCTGAGCGCAGATACAGAAATACTTTAGAGCACGAGGGCCTGGATGAAAATTTTGTAAGGTCGACGGGAGAGAATGATGAAAGCCAGACATCAGAGAATACAGACACTGATGGCAACTGTAATGTTGGTGATCAAAGCTTTGATACTGACACTCAGCACAG CAGGGACAACATCTTCCGAAGTGAGGATGGAATAGAAGACAAGAGAAAGGAGCCTGCTGACATTGGGTGA